CTTCCCTTAATCATCTTTTCTTCGAAAGCGATTCACATGCCAACATTATTCCAAATCCTAGCAGAGCTTTGCGAAAAACTAGAGTCAACAACAAAACGCAAGGCTATGGGCAACTGGGTTGCCTCATTCATCCTACAACTCGAAACCGAGGAGATTGAACCTGCAATATCAATGCTTATGGGTAGAGTCTTTCCAAAATGCGATCAACGTGTTTTAGAAATCAGTTGGATGACCATTAGCACAATAATACGAAAAATAACCAATATTGACAACAACATGTTTTCTCAAGCCTTTAGTAAAACTGGCGATTTAGGCGACGCGACCAGAATCATATTCGAAGAAGGCAAAATTAGAAAACAAGCCATGCTTTTCCAAAAGCAACTGACAATACTTGAAGTGCAGCGTACTTTCGAAGCCATCGCAGAGGCAACAGGAACTGGCTCGAGAGAAAAGAAAGAAAGACTGCTTGAAACACTGCTAGGTTCAGCAACACCGCTCGAGGCTAAATACGTCGTGAAAGTTTTAATTGGCGAAATGCGGACTGGCTTCCACGAAGGCTTAATGGAGCTTACAATAGCACAAGCATTCAACATCCCGTTTGGCGTTGTTCAAACAGCAAGTATGCTTACAGGCGACATTGGCAAAGTTGCCACTATAGCAAAGTTCAAAGGAAAAGAAGGCTTGTTGAAACTAGAACTCGAAATTTTCAGACCAGTAAAACCTATGTTGGCCCAGACAGCTGCAACGGTTGCTGAAGCTTTAGAGGAGCATGACGGACAGACAGCGTTAGAATACAAGTTGGATGGAGCCCGTATTCAAATCCACAAGTCAGGAAACGCTGTGAAAATTTTCAGTCGGCGATTGACAGACGTAACAGAAAGCCTCCCCGAAATTGTTGAACTTATCCAAAGTGAAGTTAAGGCAAACGAAGCTATCCTAGAAGGCGAGGTCATCGCTGTTGGCAAGAATGGAAGTCCTATGCCTTTTCAACATTTAATGAGGCGTTT
This genomic window from Candidatus Bathyarchaeota archaeon contains:
- a CDS encoding ATP-dependent DNA ligase, which translates into the protein MPTLFQILAELCEKLESTTKRKAMGNWVASFILQLETEEIEPAISMLMGRVFPKCDQRVLEISWMTISTIIRKITNIDNNMFSQAFSKTGDLGDATRIIFEEGKIRKQAMLFQKQLTILEVQRTFEAIAEATGTGSREKKERLLETLLGSATPLEAKYVVKVLIGEMRTGFHEGLMELTIAQAFNIPFGVVQTASMLTGDIGKVATIAKFKGKEGLLKLELEIFRPVKPMLAQTAATVAEALEEHDGQTALEYKLDGARIQIHKSGNAVKIFSRRLTDVTESLPEIVELIQSEVKANEAILEGEVIAVGKNGSPMPFQHLMRRFRRIREIQLTAEKIPVQLYLFDALYINGQSLINETYTQRRKKLTNVIRTIPLAKQIVTQNMRVAEKFLEEAIEAGHEGLMAKRVDSLYTPGVRGKRWFKIKKVLEFLDLVIVAAEYGYGRRHGWLSNYYLAARDMKSGELLIVGKTFKGLTDAEIIRMTQRLKELTVKDERYKIIVVPKIVVEVAYNEIQRSPKYKCGMALRFARITRIRDDKNLEEADTIQKVREIYEQQFERKSGM